One Phycisphaerae bacterium RAS2 DNA window includes the following coding sequences:
- the dnaK_3 gene encoding Chaperone protein DnaK: MTATQNDIIIGIDLGTTFSLVAYADARGPQIIRDENGDGRLPSVICFSPDGRATIGWEARRHAVEHAENTVYSIKRLMGLGIQDLQKELPHLAYHVVPGARDTIKVEINGRLLTPQEISALILRELAKRAEQHLKRPIRKAVITVPAYFDDAQRQATRDAATIAGLDAVRIVNEPTAAALAYGIGLRSATDNSESDAPRKAGGAVSITVGDKSKCVCGNTGAPMVSDRPHTIAVYDLGGGTFDVSLLRVSGETFEVIATHGDTHLGGDDFDRTLIELVQREVREQFALDIDAPATKQALRSFAEEVKIRLGAQSEASIELELGAGRVYRRSIARNEFENLIEPLVQRTIASCKRALADGKMTASEIDQVVMVGGSSRVPLVRQRVQEFFGRTLYTALNPDEVVALGAAVQGQVLTGSRPDTLLLDVTPLSLGIETMGGAMGKLILRNTRIPCQASEPFTTFVDGQTSVKINVLQGERELAADCRSLGVFDLRGVPPMPAGIPKITVNFLIDANGILNVSAREDRSGVEASIQIIPSHGLTREEVRQIELDSIHHARKDMTAHRLIDLRNQVTFDTHKTEQTLAKFGHLLPSDERSAMAQSIRSLREMAAATTDCDALHQALDRFGKSTEHLANLAITESLREVTTSK, from the coding sequence ATGACCGCAACGCAGAACGACATCATCATCGGCATCGATCTCGGCACGACGTTCAGTCTGGTCGCATATGCCGACGCGCGCGGGCCGCAGATCATTCGTGACGAAAACGGTGACGGGCGACTTCCGTCGGTCATTTGCTTTTCTCCCGACGGCCGCGCGACGATCGGCTGGGAAGCACGACGTCATGCCGTGGAGCATGCGGAGAACACCGTCTACTCCATCAAGCGCTTGATGGGCCTGGGCATTCAGGATCTTCAGAAGGAACTGCCGCATCTGGCCTACCACGTCGTGCCCGGCGCGCGAGACACGATCAAGGTGGAAATCAACGGCCGCCTGCTGACACCACAGGAAATCTCGGCCTTGATTTTGCGTGAACTGGCGAAGCGGGCCGAGCAGCATCTGAAGCGCCCCATTCGAAAGGCCGTCATCACCGTGCCGGCCTACTTCGACGACGCGCAGCGACAGGCAACGCGCGATGCCGCAACGATCGCCGGGCTGGATGCGGTACGCATCGTGAACGAGCCGACGGCGGCGGCCTTGGCCTATGGCATCGGGTTGCGCAGCGCGACCGACAACTCGGAGAGCGATGCCCCGCGCAAGGCCGGCGGTGCGGTATCGATCACTGTCGGCGACAAGTCCAAATGCGTTTGCGGCAACACCGGCGCGCCGATGGTCTCGGATCGGCCGCACACGATCGCGGTGTACGACCTGGGCGGCGGCACGTTTGACGTCAGCCTGTTGCGCGTTTCGGGCGAAACGTTTGAAGTCATCGCAACGCACGGCGACACGCACCTGGGCGGCGATGACTTCGACCGCACCCTGATCGAACTGGTTCAGCGCGAAGTGCGCGAGCAATTCGCGCTGGACATTGACGCGCCGGCGACGAAGCAGGCGCTGCGATCCTTCGCGGAAGAAGTCAAGATTCGCCTCGGCGCGCAGAGCGAAGCAAGCATCGAATTGGAACTCGGCGCGGGCCGCGTCTATCGCCGATCCATCGCGCGGAATGAGTTCGAGAATCTGATTGAGCCGCTGGTGCAGCGAACGATCGCCTCATGCAAACGGGCACTCGCGGACGGGAAGATGACCGCAAGCGAGATTGATCAGGTCGTCATGGTCGGCGGCTCGAGCCGCGTGCCGCTGGTGCGACAGCGCGTGCAGGAGTTTTTCGGGCGCACGCTGTACACGGCCCTAAACCCGGACGAGGTCGTGGCGCTGGGGGCGGCGGTGCAGGGGCAGGTTCTGACCGGCTCGCGGCCCGACACGCTGCTGCTGGACGTCACCCCGTTGTCGCTGGGCATCGAAACGATGGGCGGCGCGATGGGCAAACTCATTCTGCGCAACACCCGCATCCCCTGCCAGGCGTCGGAGCCATTTACGACATTTGTCGATGGCCAGACGTCGGTCAAGATCAACGTCCTCCAGGGCGAGCGCGAGCTTGCGGCCGACTGCCGCAGCCTTGGTGTGTTCGATCTGCGCGGAGTTCCGCCGATGCCGGCCGGGATTCCGAAGATCACCGTGAACTTCCTGATTGACGCCAACGGCATCCTGAACGTTTCGGCGCGTGAGGATCGCAGCGGCGTCGAAGCGTCGATTCAGATCATCCCTTCGCACGGCCTGACACGCGAGGAAGTGCGGCAGATCGAATTGGACTCGATCCATCACGCACGGAAGGACATGACCGCGCACCGACTGATTGACCTGCGCAATCAAGTGACGTTTGACACGCACAAAACCGAACAGACGCTCGCGAAGTTCGGCCATCTGCTGCCGTCCGACGAGCGCAGCGCGATGGCGCAGTCCATCCGCTCGCTTCGCGAGATGGCGGCGGCGACGACCGATTGCGACGCATTGCACCAGGCGCTGGACCGATTCGGAAAATCGACTGAGCACCTGGCAAACCTGGCGATCACCGAGTCGCTTCGCGAAGTCACGACATCGAAATAA
- the fdx gene encoding 2Fe-2S ferredoxin, giving the protein MGGQNPYIKDTEIQLPKQPYELTIIDEQGEEHKLTIDPKKIPYDDHGLPGSILDICMAHGIELDHACGGVCACSTCHVHVIEGAASCNEASEEEDDQLEEAYDLKSTSRLGCQCVPNGTSPVKIRIPTWNRNLAREPHGAEGMTTKDKE; this is encoded by the coding sequence ATGGGCGGCCAAAACCCCTACATCAAGGACACCGAGATCCAGCTTCCGAAGCAGCCCTACGAGCTGACGATCATCGATGAGCAGGGCGAAGAGCATAAGCTGACGATCGATCCGAAAAAGATCCCCTACGACGATCACGGCCTTCCAGGTTCGATTCTCGATATCTGCATGGCCCATGGAATTGAGTTGGATCATGCCTGCGGAGGCGTGTGCGCCTGTTCAACGTGCCATGTTCACGTCATCGAAGGCGCGGCGTCGTGCAACGAGGCGTCGGAGGAGGAAGACGACCAGCTTGAAGAGGCCTACGACCTGAAATCAACCAGCCGCCTCGGCTGCCAATGCGTGCCGAACGGGACTTCACCGGTGAAGATTCGCATTCCCACCTGGAATCGCAATCTCGCGCGCGAGCCGCACGGGGCCGAGGGCATGACCACGAAGGACAAGGAATAA